In the genome of bacterium, one region contains:
- a CDS encoding choice-of-anchor X domain-containing protein, with protein LQSVQLFYNGLPSGLFLVDDGTSGDAVAKDSLFTLQAGIEPGMPAGQHRVSLVAVDAAGLKSVEWPYVEVGASRSAQRRSLEGARSFQNEAAMLSTERIMRQCLLDSLPQSCSLGASAPVIMAGGFGFTDISSAAGGQLALYAHVESFGEGVEKIEASLEGGAPLGMFLHDDGVGGDAVAGDGQFTFQCALGGGVAPGRYLIELVGTTSAGAQSLVFPYVTVTP; from the coding sequence CTGCAATCGGTTCAGCTGTTCTACAATGGTCTGCCGAGCGGCCTTTTTCTGGTTGACGACGGGACGAGCGGGGATGCAGTCGCAAAAGATTCGCTCTTCACGTTGCAGGCAGGGATCGAGCCCGGGATGCCTGCGGGCCAACACCGAGTATCTCTTGTCGCCGTGGATGCAGCCGGGCTCAAGAGCGTTGAGTGGCCTTATGTGGAGGTTGGGGCGAGTCGAAGCGCTCAGAGAAGGAGTTTAGAAGGCGCCCGATCGTTTCAGAATGAGGCGGCGATGCTTTCGACCGAGAGGATAATGCGGCAGTGCCTTTTGGATTCTCTGCCTCAGTCGTGCTCGCTGGGCGCAAGCGCGCCGGTGATCATGGCCGGTGGGTTCGGGTTTACGGATATTTCTTCGGCGGCTGGCGGCCAGCTCGCGCTCTATGCGCACGTGGAGAGCTTTGGCGAGGGCGTCGAGAAGATTGAGGCGTCCCTTGAGGGCGGCGCTCCGCTCGGGATGTTCCTGCACGACGATGGTGTGGGAGGTGATGCCGTGGCTGGCGACGGCCAGTTCACGTTTCAGTGCGCACTAGGCGGTGGCGTGGCCCCCGGGCGTTACCTGATCGAGCTGGTTGGGACAACGTCTGCGGGCGCACAGAGCCTGGTGTTCCCCTACGTAACAGTTACTCCATAA